Proteins found in one Mycoplasma ovis str. Michigan genomic segment:
- the gap gene encoding type I glyceraldehyde-3-phosphate dehydrogenase, translating into MEVYRVGINGFGRIGRLLYRNLLNSSSIEVVAVNDIVEPSVLAHLLKYDSSQGVLTDWEVTSDQETIYLKNLKGGGTKSFKVYNFNKEKSYHWGELDVDCVVECSGRLLTREAVRCHLDAGADKVLISAPAKDDSIKTVVFNVNHNSIATSDDVISGASCTTNALAPVVKVLHRKFGIQSGFMTTIHAFTSDQRLQDAPHADLRRTRAAANSIIPTTTGAAAAIGKVIPDLKGKLDGIAHRVPVLTGSLVDLTVRLSKPASAEEINQALESAANETMQYIVDPIVSADIIGSTYGSIFDSQLTKVLPTGEVKLYAWYDNESSYVNQLSRTLHYYISL; encoded by the coding sequence ATGGAAGTTTACAGAGTAGGGATTAATGGGTTTGGAAGAATAGGAAGATTACTTTACAGAAATTTACTTAATTCTTCCAGCATAGAAGTAGTAGCAGTTAATGACATCGTTGAACCTAGTGTATTGGCACACTTGTTAAAGTATGACAGCTCACAAGGAGTATTAACAGATTGGGAAGTAACTAGTGATCAAGAAACTATTTATCTTAAGAATTTAAAAGGAGGGGGAACAAAAAGTTTTAAAGTTTACAACTTTAACAAAGAAAAGAGTTATCACTGAGGAGAGCTGGATGTTGATTGTGTAGTTGAATGTTCAGGTAGATTATTAACCAGAGAAGCAGTTAGATGTCACTTGGATGCTGGTGCAGACAAGGTATTGATTTCAGCTCCAGCTAAGGATGACAGCATCAAGACTGTGGTTTTCAATGTTAACCACAATTCCATTGCTACTTCGGATGATGTAATCTCAGGAGCTTCTTGTACAACAAATGCTTTAGCTCCTGTTGTTAAGGTACTTCACAGAAAGTTTGGAATCCAATCTGGCTTCATGACCACTATTCACGCCTTTACCTCTGATCAAAGACTGCAAGATGCTCCTCATGCAGATTTAAGAAGAACTAGAGCTGCGGCAAATTCTATTATTCCAACTACGACTGGTGCTGCAGCTGCAATCGGAAAGGTTATTCCAGACCTAAAAGGTAAACTTGATGGAATCGCTCACAGAGTTCCTGTTTTAACTGGTTCTTTGGTTGATTTAACTGTTAGATTGTCTAAGCCTGCAAGTGCTGAAGAAATAAATCAAGCTCTTGAATCAGCCGCAAATGAAACTATGCAATACATTGTTGACCCAATAGTTTCTGCAGACATCATCGGAAGCACTTATGGTTCTATCTTCGATTCTCAATTAACTAAAGTTCTTCCTACTGGTGAAGTTAAGTTGTATGCTTGATATGACAATGAGTCTTCTTACGTGAATCAATTATCCAGAACACTTCACTACTACATTTCTCTTTAA
- a CDS encoding phosphoglycerate kinase — MRFNKQTLKDLSLHGKRVVVRLDLNVPIENGVIKNKTRILGTIETLKYLMEKGCKIVALSHFDRIKSYEDMMSGKKSLKIVAKEFEQIFSTKKVLFIDDRDFDTVKHKIKSSHADLVILENTRYYDVDPSTKELVKWESKNSPVLAGFYSELGDVFINDAFGTSHRAHASNVGVAERIKDNAIGFLVEKELQALDYACETDEKPKIMILGGSKASDKLRLIKEIIDKVDKLIIGGGMSYTFLKAQGKPVGLSMVEHDYVSQCGEILSRYPSKIVLPVDHLVADKFEDKPGRVIDADDSNWDTGMALDIGPKTVEFFSEILDNAKIVIWNGPMGVFEFDNYSGGTFSILRKLAELTEKRGVYSLIGGGDSVAAAEKLNMTDKFSFVSTGGGATLTFLERGPLPGIEIIKDKL; from the coding sequence ATGAGGTTTAACAAACAAACATTAAAAGATCTTTCTCTTCACGGCAAGAGAGTAGTTGTTAGATTGGATCTAAACGTTCCTATCGAAAATGGTGTTATAAAAAATAAAACAAGGATTTTAGGAACTATAGAGACTCTTAAGTATTTAATGGAAAAAGGTTGTAAGATAGTGGCTCTTAGTCACTTTGACAGAATAAAAAGCTATGAAGATATGATGTCAGGAAAAAAGAGTTTGAAAATAGTTGCCAAAGAATTTGAACAAATATTTTCAACTAAGAAAGTTTTGTTTATTGATGATAGAGATTTTGATACTGTAAAGCACAAAATTAAAAGTTCACATGCTGACTTAGTAATTTTGGAAAACACTAGATATTACGATGTAGATCCTTCAACTAAAGAATTAGTTAAGTGGGAAAGTAAGAATTCTCCTGTTTTGGCAGGATTTTACTCTGAATTAGGTGATGTATTCATTAATGATGCTTTTGGAACTTCCCATAGGGCTCATGCTTCTAATGTTGGAGTTGCAGAAAGAATAAAAGATAATGCAATTGGTTTTTTAGTTGAAAAAGAACTTCAAGCTCTCGATTATGCTTGTGAAACTGATGAAAAGCCAAAAATTATGATTCTTGGAGGGAGCAAGGCCTCCGATAAATTAAGACTAATTAAAGAAATTATAGACAAAGTTGATAAGTTAATTATTGGTGGAGGAATGTCTTATACATTTTTAAAAGCTCAAGGAAAACCTGTAGGGTTGTCTATGGTTGAACATGATTATGTTTCTCAGTGCGGGGAAATACTTTCTCGTTATCCTTCCAAGATAGTTCTTCCTGTAGATCATTTGGTGGCAGATAAATTTGAAGATAAGCCTGGAAGAGTGATAGATGCAGATGATTCTAATTGAGATACTGGAATGGCTTTGGACATCGGGCCTAAGACAGTTGAGTTCTTTTCAGAAATTTTGGATAATGCAAAGATAGTTATTTGAAATGGTCCTATGGGAGTTTTTGAATTTGATAATTATTCAGGGGGAACTTTTTCAATCTTGAGAAAACTTGCTGAATTAACTGAAAAGAGAGGAGTGTATAGCTTAATTGGAGGCGGAGATTCTGTAGCTGCAGCTGAAAAATTAAATATGACTGACAAATTTAGTTTCGTTTCAACAGGTGGTGGAGCCACTTTAACTTTCTTGGAAAGAGGTCCTTTGCCCGGAATCGAAATTATTAAGGACAAACTGTAG
- a CDS encoding aminotransferase class V-fold PLP-dependent enzyme: MIIKPKELIYFDNATTSLKLPSFIEKLLKSYSDTSWVKKKEKYLFSLVKKLSNWLNVLADQILLVPSSTYAINEIFNSIIGNWNGQILKVYIFEGEHISNWSSLWNFKEINKELIEIHHYSLDKEIVNNLQNEQGILLITFRDNLGNCIWAPEEISKINQRNKELIIIGDLTQSMMNDDISKIKEHFDYLYFSAHKVLGPFGIGCIITKKHNHLRKDDSFSLDWRSIYVWEQEFDNILRFLKKSREKSKDLVNYWVKNFPISSGFSYIHYPNSLIFLVKVNSHSIHDFAYLLEECKFVFRFNDLCSSNSLLANKSIMRFSLSPLNKIEEIEKLFELMKYFQKTMEGLN; encoded by the coding sequence TTGATTATTAAACCTAAAGAATTAATTTATTTTGATAATGCAACAACTTCTCTTAAATTACCTTCCTTCATTGAGAAGCTACTTAAGAGTTATTCTGATACTAGTTGAGTAAAGAAAAAAGAAAAATATCTTTTTTCTTTAGTTAAAAAACTTTCAAATTGGTTAAATGTTTTGGCCGATCAAATACTTTTGGTCCCTTCTTCAACTTATGCTATTAATGAAATCTTTAATAGCATAATTGGTAATTGAAATGGACAAATATTAAAGGTTTATATTTTTGAGGGAGAACACATTTCAAATTGATCTAGTCTTTGAAACTTTAAAGAAATAAACAAAGAACTAATAGAGATACATCACTATTCTTTAGACAAAGAAATTGTCAATAATCTTCAGAATGAACAAGGGATTCTTTTAATAACTTTTAGAGATAACTTAGGGAATTGCATTTGAGCTCCAGAAGAAATTTCAAAAATTAATCAAAGGAACAAAGAACTAATAATTATTGGAGATTTGACTCAATCAATGATGAATGATGATATCTCCAAAATTAAAGAACACTTTGATTATTTGTATTTTTCAGCACATAAAGTTTTAGGACCATTTGGGATAGGTTGCATAATAACTAAAAAACACAACCATTTGAGAAAAGATGATTCATTTTCCCTAGATTGAAGATCAATTTATGTGTGAGAACAAGAGTTTGACAACATATTGAGATTTTTAAAAAAATCTAGGGAAAAATCCAAAGATTTAGTTAATTATTGAGTTAAAAATTTTCCAATAAGTTCAGGTTTTAGCTATATACATTACCCTAATTCTTTGATTTTTTTAGTAAAAGTGAATAGTCATTCAATTCATGACTTTGCATATTTATTAGAAGAATGCAAATTTGTATTTAGATTCAATGATCTTTGCTCTTCTAATTCTTTATTGGCAAATAAATCAATTATGAGATTTTCACTCTCGCCCTTAAACAAAATTGAGGAGATTGAAAAACTTTTTGAATTAATGAAATATTTTCAAAAAACCATGGAAGGTTTAAATTAA
- a CDS encoding SsrA-binding protein, which translates to MQSNKKRLYKYQSFDSYVAGLSLSSTIVRGILRGELSFGNSYIKPIDSELFLVGFCSEPIKLLLHKREIRKIIESSKKQGYSILPHSFFLKNRRIKLEIHLCKYNKEHLREKKNKKYLRSKDENKFLDFDY; encoded by the coding sequence TTACAAAGTAATAAAAAAAGACTTTATAAATATCAATCCTTTGACAGTTATGTTGCAGGATTGAGTCTAAGTTCTACTATAGTTAGGGGGATACTTAGGGGAGAACTATCTTTTGGAAATAGCTACATTAAACCAATAGATTCTGAATTATTTTTAGTAGGTTTTTGTTCTGAACCTATAAAGTTGTTACTTCATAAAAGAGAGATAAGGAAGATTATTGAATCTTCTAAAAAACAAGGATATTCTATACTCCCACATTCTTTTTTCTTGAAGAACAGAAGAATTAAATTAGAGATTCATCTTTGTAAATACAACAAAGAACATTTAAGGGAAAAGAAAAATAAAAAGTATCTAAGGTCTAAGGATGAGAACAAATTCTTAGATTTTGATTATTAA